The nucleotide window TCCTGTAATCCCGATTTGTTCGTGGAAAGTATGGGTTAGGGTAGCGGCTTCTTGCCCAGTCATAGCATCCACCACTAATAAAGTATCATCGGGTTTAACGGTGGCTTTAATGCGGGCTAATTCTCCCATCATGTCCTGATCAATTTGCAGTCGTCCTGCCGTATCGATGATAACCGTATCAACCCCTAATTCTTTGGCTTTTTCTACCCCTAAGCGGGCAATTTCTACCGGATCGGCATCCGTTCCCATTTCAAAGACCGGAACCTCTATCTGTTGTCCTAACGTGATTAACTGATCGATCGCCGCAGGACGATAAACGTCTGTAGCTACCATTAAACAAGTCCGTTTTTCTTTGCGGAGAAACAGGGCTAATTTAGCTGTAGCGGTGGTTTTCCCTGTCCCTTGTAACCCGGCCATTAAAATAACGGTGGGAGGGGTACTGGCTTTTGCGAGGGGAATATTACTTTCCCCCATCACTTTGACTAACTCGTCATAGACAATTTTAATAAATTGTTGACCGGGGTTAACCCCAGAAATCACTTCCGCCCCTAACGCTTTCTTTTCAACTTCAGCGACAAAGCCTTTTACCACTTGGAGATTGACATCCGCCGAAATTAGGGCACGTCGAACCTCTTTGAGGGCTTCTTGTATATTAGATTGACTAATCTTATCCTGACCGCGTAATTTTTTCCAAGCGTCTTCTAAACGTTCCGCGAGAGCATCAAACATAATAATTATTTGTTATTGGTTTATCCTGCGTGTAGACGGATTATATAATTATTATACGGTGTTACACCCATCGAGAGGTGATAATTATATTTCCAACCCTATCATAATCATTTTTCAAAATATCAATAATCCCTATCAATCGCCAGGGTAAGTAGATGGCTTTAAACAAGGGTGTAAAGCATTGCCTTATAGTCAAATTGTTTGGTGTATTACGCTACTGAGAATTAAGATTATCATTAAGTCTTTTGACAGACAGATCACTTCAAGAACAGTCTGGTATGATCAGTGAAGAAGGATAAATCGTTCATCTCTATTCAAGCAGAGACGGAAGTAGGGAAAGTTCCCGAAGGAACGCGCCTCATTTCTAGGAAGACACACTAAGAAGGAGGCTTAATGAAACCTAACGCTCTGATTATCGATTCTAAGCAGGCTCGTTTACAACGCAAATCTCTCGACACCCTGAACCCCCAAGCCAAAGAATTTAATTTCGAGCTTTGGGCCACCTTGGTGAGAGCGCAAATGCGGCAAGCTCTGCGTCACACACTTTAATTAATTATGTGTCTACTTTTGCGTTATGGGGCTGTTTGTGACAGCCCTTCTCTAATTTTCATGAGGAGAAATTAACCTTCTTCGATGACTTCATAATCCCCTGGAAAAGTTTCATTTTGATCATAATCAAAATCGTCATCCCCAGACGAATAATCAGTCTGAATATAAGGCTTACTCACCTCAGTGAACGTTTTCGTTTTAGTTAAATCAGTTTCTTTATAGGGTCTGGTCGGGTCAATATGAGTATCAATATGAGTATAAGTTAGGGATGATGCAGTATAGGAGCTAGTTAAATTGTTATCTAAAGTGTGATCGAGGGGATTAGCGACAGTATAACTCGTCAGAGGAACTTGGGTTTGAGTTTCCATATCGCTGATAAAATCAGAGTCATCGGAAATATCTTCAAAAGAGGATAGGTTGGCTCTAGGAGAAGACGCTCCTTGGTGAATAATCGTCCCCATTTCAAAAACAGTTTGACGAAATTCTTGTAAAATTCTCCCCAGTTGCTCGGTACTAATGGAAGTATCCTGTAATGCTATCGCTAAAGCTTCCCGTTTCTGCTGGCTTCTCTGCTTGAGAACGTCAGGAATGAGGTGACTATGCTCTTTAATCAAAGTTTCATAGTCATGACATAGGGTTTCAGATTGATTTTTAATTTCAACAAATTGTTTTCGTTGTTCATCATAGAGCCGATATTTTTCCGCCTCTTCTCTCATCTTTTCAATTTCACTGGGTTTTAATCCTCCCGTATTACTAATTAATATACTTTGTTCTCGCCCCGTTCCTTGATCTTGAGCCGAGACTTTAAGAATTCCATTCACATCAATTTCAAAGGTTACTTCAATTTGAGGCACGCCTCGCGGAGCCGGAGGAATACCCGCTAATAAAAATTTTCCTAAAGTTTTATTATCTTTGGCCATGGCTCGTTCCCCTTGTAGAATATGAATTTCTACTGAGGTTTGACCATCTGTAGCGGTGGAAAAAACTTCTGATTTACTTGAAGGAATCGTCGTATTACGCTCTATAATCCGGGTAAATACTTCTCCTAATGTTTCTAATCCTAAAGATAAGGGAGTCACATCCAGTAATAAAACATCTTCAACTTCACCCCCTAATACACCTCCTTGAATGGCAGCCCCTAAAGCTACGGCTTCATCCGGGTTAATTGAGCGATCGAGTTGACTACCGGCAAATAATTGTTGAATCGTTCGTTGAACCGCCGGAATTCGGGTTGATCCTCCTACTAAAATGACGCGATTAATTTCATTGGGACTGAGTCCACAATCTTTAAGCGCTTGCTTAACGGGTTCAAGAGTTGATTCTACTAAAGTGCGAGTTAATTCTTCAAATTTAGCGCGGGTTAATTCCGTTTCTAAATGTTTTGGCCCTACTTCATCGGCAGTAATAAAGGGTAAATTAATGGAAGTAGTCGCCATACTAGAAAGTTCTATTTTGGCTTTTTCTGCCGCTTCCCGTAAACGTTGAACGGCCATTTTATCATTACTTAAATTAATCCCTTCTTGGTCTTGAAAATTCTCAATCATCCAACGGACGAT belongs to Gloeothece citriformis PCC 7424 and includes:
- the dnaK gene encoding molecular chaperone DnaK, yielding MGKVIGIDLGTTNSCVAVLEGGQPIIVPNTEGGRTTPSIVGFTKGNQRLVGQLAKRQVVTNAENTVYSIKRFIGRRWNETEQERSRVSYNCIKGRDETVNVQIRDRDYTPQEISAMILQKLKADAEAYLGEPVTEAVITTPAYFTDAQRQATKDAGTIAGLEVLRIINEPTAAALAYGLDKQNQEQNILVFDLGGGTFDVSILQLGNGVFEVKATAGNNHLGGDDFDNLIVRWMIENFQDQEGINLSNDKMAVQRLREAAEKAKIELSSMATTSINLPFITADEVGPKHLETELTRAKFEELTRTLVESTLEPVKQALKDCGLSPNEINRVILVGGSTRIPAVQRTIQQLFAGSQLDRSINPDEAVALGAAIQGGVLGGEVEDVLLLDVTPLSLGLETLGEVFTRIIERNTTIPSSKSEVFSTATDGQTSVEIHILQGERAMAKDNKTLGKFLLAGIPPAPRGVPQIEVTFEIDVNGILKVSAQDQGTGREQSILISNTGGLKPSEIEKMREEAEKYRLYDEQRKQFVEIKNQSETLCHDYETLIKEHSHLIPDVLKQRSQQKREALAIALQDTSISTEQLGRILQEFRQTVFEMGTIIHQGASSPRANLSSFEDISDDSDFISDMETQTQVPLTSYTVANPLDHTLDNNLTSSYTASSLTYTHIDTHIDPTRPYKETDLTKTKTFTEVSKPYIQTDYSSGDDDFDYDQNETFPGDYEVIEEG